In uncultured Methanobacterium sp., a genomic segment contains:
- a CDS encoding GMC family oxidoreductase N-terminal domain-containing protein — protein MKNVIVVGSGAGGATVARELALNGVSVTLIEKGKRVTTDTAFQCYDNLDIGVELLKTSCLGGTTLVTAGNAVRTFQEEFKEMGIDLSLEFEETEDELNVGPLPDTHFGEGTLKIMEAASSLGLKMEKMPKSIDPEKCIPCGKCAFGCPRNAKWSSLNYLDESLTHGVQIIENTTVTGVTTTQGRVKGVKTYNPENGLKNEYIADMVILCSGAIQTPGLLRSAGLVAGEKLFVDTFVTVGGSLPGIGFYKEVSMNSLMKKDGFLLAPHYSSLLIPRIGQSNIQEKDILGMMVKIPDESSGRVDESGVFKQSTAHDVGLLAEGCATAGAILTEAGVDPGTLVSTPARGAHPGGTAAVGEVVDKNLETEIEGLYVCDASVFPMAPGAPPVLTILALAKRLAKHITKG, from the coding sequence ATGAAAAATGTGATTGTGGTTGGATCCGGAGCTGGTGGGGCAACTGTTGCCAGGGAACTTGCCTTAAATGGAGTATCAGTTACACTGATTGAAAAGGGAAAAAGAGTTACAACAGATACAGCTTTCCAGTGTTATGATAACCTGGATATTGGAGTGGAACTTCTAAAAACTTCCTGCCTGGGGGGCACCACCCTGGTAACTGCAGGAAACGCGGTTCGAACCTTTCAGGAAGAATTTAAAGAAATGGGAATAGATCTTTCCCTTGAATTTGAGGAAACAGAAGATGAATTAAATGTGGGACCACTTCCAGATACTCATTTTGGAGAAGGCACTCTCAAGATCATGGAAGCTGCTTCTTCACTGGGTTTAAAAATGGAGAAGATGCCTAAATCCATTGACCCTGAAAAATGCATCCCCTGTGGTAAGTGTGCCTTTGGATGTCCACGGAATGCCAAGTGGAGCTCTCTTAATTATTTAGATGAGTCTCTAACGCATGGTGTTCAGATTATTGAAAACACCACTGTAACTGGGGTTACAACTACACAAGGGCGGGTTAAAGGTGTCAAAACATATAATCCTGAAAATGGACTTAAAAATGAATATATTGCAGATATGGTCATATTATGTTCTGGTGCCATCCAGACACCGGGATTGCTGAGATCCGCGGGTTTGGTGGCCGGTGAAAAACTCTTTGTGGATACCTTTGTTACAGTAGGCGGGTCACTACCTGGTATTGGCTTCTATAAAGAAGTATCCATGAACAGTCTAATGAAAAAGGACGGCTTTCTACTGGCACCACATTACTCCAGTTTACTGATACCCCGGATTGGTCAAAGCAACATTCAGGAAAAGGATATACTGGGAATGATGGTTAAGATACCTGATGAATCTTCCGGTCGGGTGGATGAAAGTGGTGTGTTTAAACAGAGCACAGCCCATGATGTGGGACTTCTGGCCGAAGGATGTGCTACTGCAGGAGCTATCCTCACCGAAGCTGGTGTTGACCCGGGTACACTGGTTTCAACCCCAGCCCGAGGTGCACATCCCGGTGGAACTGCTGCAGTGGGAGAAGTAGTGGATAAAAATTTGGAAACAGAAATTGAAGGACTCTACGTGTGCGATGCCAGTGTTTTTCCCATGGCACCAGGTGCACCACCGGTTCTTACTATTCTGGCACTGGCTAAGAGATTGGCTAAGCACATTACAAAAGGATAA
- the acs gene encoding acetate--CoA ligase yields the protein MVRDTSVLLDERRVFEPEEEIQKRAHVKNWEEELEKGRDLEKYWAEKAEQFEWFQKWDKVLDDDNKPFYQWFTGGKINLAYNAVDRWIETEKRNQVAILYINERGQEKKITYYELYIQVNKLANALKNLGVKKGDTVSMYLPMCPELLVAMLACNKIGAVHSVVYSGLSVGAFVERMNDAKVKVLFTADGTYRRGKIINLKSIADEAILQCPTIETIVVVNHTGTPIEISELSGREIFYERLVDGEPAYCEPEWMDSEDPLFILYTSGSTGKPKGVLHTTAGYMVGVATTLRNIFDIHENDLWWCTGDIGWITGHSYVIYGPLLLGTTTVVYEGAPDYPDPGVWWKIVEKYGVTKFYTAPTAIRHLMRFGTRYTNLYNLDSLRILGTVGEPINPEAWMWYYKNVGKENCPIMDTWWQTETGMHLISPLPVSNLKPGSATLPFPGIDADVVDEEGHPVPQGKGGYLVIKKPWPAMFRTLYNDKERFLDVYWKDIPGCVYRAGDMVRKDADGYFWIQGRSDDVLKIAGHRIGSAEVESAFVGHPAVAEAAVIGKSDPIKGEVIKAFVILREGYELKTQLIEELKKHVRYELGPVAVLGEIVQVDKLPKTRSGKIMRRILRAQEMGEDLGDTSTLEE from the coding sequence ATGGTACGGGATACATCAGTCCTTCTTGATGAGAGAAGGGTTTTTGAACCAGAAGAAGAGATTCAAAAAAGAGCCCACGTGAAAAATTGGGAAGAAGAGCTAGAAAAGGGCAGGGACCTGGAAAAATACTGGGCAGAAAAAGCTGAACAGTTTGAATGGTTCCAAAAATGGGACAAAGTCCTGGATGATGATAACAAACCATTTTACCAGTGGTTCACAGGGGGGAAGATCAACCTGGCATACAATGCCGTGGATCGATGGATTGAAACTGAAAAACGTAATCAGGTTGCAATTTTATACATTAACGAACGTGGACAGGAAAAGAAAATCACCTATTACGAGCTATACATCCAGGTGAACAAACTGGCCAATGCCCTTAAAAATTTAGGTGTGAAAAAGGGTGACACAGTCTCAATGTACCTTCCAATGTGTCCCGAGCTTCTGGTTGCAATGCTGGCCTGTAACAAGATCGGAGCAGTGCACAGTGTGGTCTACTCTGGACTTAGTGTTGGTGCCTTTGTGGAGCGTATGAATGATGCCAAGGTCAAAGTCCTCTTCACCGCAGATGGAACCTACCGTCGGGGAAAGATCATCAACTTAAAATCCATTGCTGATGAAGCAATACTGCAGTGCCCCACCATTGAAACTATAGTGGTGGTTAATCACACCGGAACACCCATTGAAATATCAGAACTATCTGGAAGGGAAATCTTCTACGAAAGACTGGTAGATGGTGAACCTGCCTACTGTGAACCGGAATGGATGGATTCAGAGGATCCTCTCTTTATACTCTACACTTCAGGGAGTACTGGAAAACCCAAAGGAGTACTGCACACCACTGCCGGTTACATGGTTGGTGTAGCCACCACATTACGTAACATATTCGACATACACGAAAACGACCTCTGGTGGTGTACCGGGGACATTGGATGGATAACAGGACACAGTTATGTTATTTACGGACCATTACTCCTGGGAACCACTACTGTGGTATACGAAGGAGCACCAGACTACCCCGACCCAGGAGTGTGGTGGAAGATCGTGGAAAAATACGGAGTAACCAAGTTCTACACTGCACCTACCGCGATCAGGCACCTCATGAGATTCGGTACACGTTACACCAATCTCTACAATCTGGATTCACTCCGCATCCTGGGAACAGTGGGAGAACCCATAAACCCAGAAGCATGGATGTGGTATTACAAAAACGTGGGAAAAGAAAACTGCCCCATAATGGACACCTGGTGGCAGACAGAAACCGGAATGCACCTCATATCCCCATTACCAGTTTCTAATTTAAAACCTGGATCAGCAACACTTCCCTTCCCAGGAATTGATGCCGATGTGGTGGATGAAGAAGGTCACCCTGTACCTCAGGGCAAAGGAGGATACCTGGTTATCAAAAAACCATGGCCCGCCATGTTCCGCACACTGTACAATGATAAGGAAAGATTCCTGGATGTATACTGGAAGGACATTCCAGGATGCGTCTACCGGGCAGGGGACATGGTTCGAAAAGATGCCGATGGATACTTCTGGATACAGGGACGTAGTGATGATGTTCTCAAGATAGCCGGGCACCGTATAGGTTCAGCTGAAGTTGAATCTGCCTTTGTAGGACATCCCGCTGTTGCAGAAGCTGCGGTCATTGGAAAATCTGACCCAATTAAGGGTGAAGTTATCAAGGCATTTGTCATCCTCCGAGAGGGATACGAACTCAAAACCCAGCTCATAGAGGAGCTAAAAAAGCATGTTCGGTATGAACTGGGACCAGTTGCAGTACTGGGTGAGATAGTACAGGTGGATAAACTACCCAAGACCAGGAGTGGTAAGATAATGCGCAGGATACTCCGTGCCCAGGAAATGGGTGAGGATCTGGGTGATACTTCCACTCTGGAAGAATAA
- the feoB gene encoding ferrous iron transport protein B → MVKIPECIEKSDYEKTLSSPPDTNKISPQPGDITLALAGNANVGKSVIFNYLTGSDQVVGNWPGKTVDRAEGNFQFNGQNIHIIDLPGIYSFSTFSMEEIVSREYIAHEKPDVVINVLDASVLERNLFFTLQLIEMEVPMVVCVNQMDIARAKGFEIDTKKLEKALGVPVVPTVAIHGEGLQKLIRNAVNTAQNKKNPQNTLEYGGEVEKAVKQLQTFLKNEKDELDYSNRWLAIKLLENDPEINKLVESQKNRAIPLANYLALELEQIHDEPSFSIIASERYSLANRIAAGAQKQTEYKITLSEKLDKFLIHPVYGYFTSAMVIIGLLIWTFIVGNFLSELITSAMSFFQPVDPALSGPIFAVLWNGAFGGLVAGLTLIVPFVIPFYIMLAYIENSGLLTRVAFMMDSFMQKIGLHGKALIPLILGYGCSVPAIDSTKILETKRERLLAAFAITFAPCSARTIIILSLVAVFVSIWWALALYVLDIFIIFVMGKLALKAMPGERTGLIMEMHSLRLPSSSTIIKQTWNRVKSLAYLVFPVFIIGSALIQVFYVLGILGPISNFMAPLTVGWLGLPVFAGILLIVGIVRKEFVLLTLVSFVGTNLALALTPVQFIVLALIGMLYIPCLSTISILIREFGVKSASIICIANLVTAFVVGGIVAHLLPFVM, encoded by the coding sequence ATGGTTAAAATTCCAGAGTGTATTGAAAAATCTGATTATGAAAAAACCCTTTCATCCCCTCCGGATACAAATAAAATATCACCCCAACCCGGTGACATTACCTTAGCCCTTGCTGGGAATGCCAACGTTGGTAAAAGTGTTATTTTCAACTACTTAACTGGTTCAGACCAGGTAGTTGGTAACTGGCCAGGTAAGACCGTGGACCGTGCTGAGGGCAATTTTCAGTTCAATGGTCAGAATATTCATATCATTGATTTACCGGGAATATACTCATTTTCCACCTTTTCCATGGAGGAAATAGTGTCCAGGGAATACATTGCCCATGAAAAACCAGATGTGGTTATAAACGTTCTGGATGCCTCTGTACTTGAGAGAAACCTTTTTTTCACATTACAGCTAATTGAAATGGAAGTTCCAATGGTGGTCTGTGTTAACCAGATGGACATTGCCCGGGCTAAAGGATTTGAAATTGACACCAAAAAACTGGAAAAAGCACTGGGAGTTCCAGTGGTTCCCACTGTAGCCATTCACGGTGAAGGTTTACAAAAACTCATAAGAAATGCAGTTAACACCGCTCAGAATAAGAAAAATCCCCAAAACACCCTGGAATATGGTGGGGAAGTTGAAAAAGCTGTTAAACAGCTTCAAACTTTTTTAAAAAATGAAAAAGATGAACTGGACTATTCTAACCGATGGTTGGCCATTAAACTTTTGGAAAATGATCCTGAAATAAATAAACTGGTTGAATCCCAAAAAAATCGTGCCATCCCATTAGCCAATTACCTGGCCCTTGAACTGGAACAGATACATGATGAACCCTCCTTTTCCATCATTGCCTCGGAAAGGTATTCATTGGCAAACAGGATAGCTGCCGGAGCACAAAAGCAGACTGAATATAAAATTACCCTATCCGAAAAGCTGGATAAATTTCTCATACACCCAGTTTATGGTTATTTCACTTCAGCCATGGTAATTATAGGACTTTTAATCTGGACTTTCATTGTGGGAAATTTCCTCTCAGAACTCATCACCAGTGCAATGAGCTTTTTCCAACCAGTAGACCCTGCATTATCTGGCCCCATATTTGCAGTACTATGGAACGGTGCGTTTGGAGGTCTGGTTGCTGGATTAACTTTGATAGTGCCATTTGTGATTCCATTCTATATTATGCTGGCTTACATTGAAAATTCTGGGCTCCTAACCCGTGTGGCATTCATGATGGATAGTTTCATGCAAAAAATCGGCTTGCATGGTAAGGCCCTGATCCCTTTAATACTGGGTTATGGTTGTAGTGTACCGGCAATTGACAGTACTAAAATACTGGAAACAAAAAGGGAACGATTACTGGCAGCCTTTGCCATAACATTTGCCCCCTGCTCTGCCCGGACTATTATAATATTAAGCCTTGTTGCAGTTTTTGTCAGTATATGGTGGGCTCTAGCACTTTATGTCCTGGACATATTCATAATATTCGTAATGGGAAAACTGGCCCTAAAAGCAATGCCTGGTGAACGTACAGGACTCATCATGGAAATGCATTCCCTGAGACTGCCCTCATCTTCAACAATAATTAAACAAACCTGGAATCGTGTAAAATCATTGGCATACTTGGTATTCCCTGTTTTCATCATTGGAAGTGCTTTAATTCAGGTATTCTATGTTCTGGGTATACTGGGACCTATAAGTAATTTTATGGCACCTTTAACTGTGGGCTGGCTGGGACTTCCTGTATTTGCTGGAATACTGCTAATTGTGGGAATAGTCCGTAAAGAATTCGTTCTTTTAACCCTGGTTTCATTTGTGGGAACTAACCTTGCCCTGGCATTAACTCCGGTGCAGTTCATTGTTCTGGCATTAATTGGAATGTTATACATTCCCTGTCTATCCACCATCAGCATACTCATCAGGGAATTTGGTGTGAAATCAGCATCCATTATTTGTATAGCAAATTTAGTCACAGCATTTGTGGTAGGTGGAATTGTTGCCCATTTACTGCCTTTTGTCATGTGA
- a CDS encoding metal-dependent transcriptional regulator, translated as MSSEKTLSENAEEYLEVLYKLSLKERPVKTTNISKMLNVSPASVTQMLKKFEKEGYVDYSPYKGVTLTEGGYKIASKITRKHRLLERFLYDVLKIKKEKVHDQACEMEHVLSDDAERALCHLLKNPDECPDDEELIPVCDFKFTTCEECRKRNQEEVNQVGKRDKNLVSLTDMKKNEKGKVSFIRGDYKIIRRLMDMGITMGAQVSVMEVAPFKGPVELLVRGSNLALGRDIAKNVFVEIIRDNTSTSGGALSYG; from the coding sequence ATGTCTTCTGAAAAAACGTTAAGTGAAAATGCAGAGGAATATCTAGAAGTTCTATATAAACTCTCATTAAAGGAACGTCCAGTTAAAACTACCAATATATCAAAAATGCTCAATGTATCCCCGGCAAGTGTTACTCAGATGTTAAAAAAATTTGAAAAAGAAGGTTACGTTGATTATTCACCCTATAAGGGTGTCACTCTTACTGAGGGCGGATATAAAATTGCTTCCAAAATAACCAGAAAGCACAGACTTTTGGAGAGATTCCTTTATGATGTGCTCAAAATAAAGAAAGAAAAAGTTCATGATCAGGCCTGTGAAATGGAACACGTTCTTTCAGATGATGCTGAACGTGCATTATGCCACCTACTGAAAAATCCTGACGAATGTCCTGATGATGAGGAACTGATACCAGTCTGTGACTTCAAGTTTACAACCTGTGAAGAATGCCGTAAGAGGAATCAGGAAGAAGTCAACCAGGTAGGGAAACGTGATAAAAACCTGGTTTCCCTCACCGACATGAAGAAAAATGAAAAAGGTAAAGTTTCATTCATCCGGGGTGATTATAAGATCATCCGTAGGTTAATGGACATGGGAATAACCATGGGTGCCCAGGTAAGTGTCATGGAAGTTGCTCCTTTCAAGGGACCAGTGGAATTACTGGTTCGCGGATCCAATCTGGCACTGGGAAGAGATATTGCTAAAAACGTTTTCGTGGAGATCATCAGGGACAACACATCCACATCCGGAGGAGCATTATCCTATGGTTAA
- a CDS encoding acetate uptake transporter, whose amino-acid sequence MEENKKSVLIEDLTANPAPLGLLGFGLTTVLLNIHNAGFFPINSMILAMGIAYGGIAQIMACAMEYKKGNTFGMVAFGSYGLFWWSFVLLLILPKMGLAAAPDKLALASYLFMWGLFTLVMFIGTLKLSRGLQVVFLSLAVLFFLLALGDVTGNATITLIAGYEGIFTGFSAVYVGLAQVLNETYGRDVLPT is encoded by the coding sequence ATGGAAGAAAACAAAAAATCTGTCTTGATAGAGGATTTAACTGCCAATCCGGCACCTCTTGGACTACTTGGATTTGGTTTGACCACTGTCCTGCTGAACATACATAACGCAGGGTTTTTCCCTATTAACAGTATGATACTGGCAATGGGAATAGCTTACGGTGGAATTGCCCAGATAATGGCATGTGCAATGGAATACAAGAAAGGTAACACCTTTGGAATGGTAGCTTTCGGTTCATACGGCCTTTTCTGGTGGAGTTTCGTACTTCTTTTGATCCTTCCCAAAATGGGCCTGGCTGCAGCACCGGATAAACTGGCACTGGCATCATATCTATTTATGTGGGGATTATTCACCCTGGTGATGTTCATTGGGACACTCAAACTTAGCCGTGGATTGCAGGTGGTCTTCCTCTCTCTGGCAGTACTCTTCTTCCTACTGGCACTGGGAGATGTAACTGGTAATGCAACTATAACCCTGATTGCAGGTTATGAAGGTATATTCACTGGTTTCAGTGCAGTGTACGTGGGACTGGCACAGGTTTTAAATGAAACCTATGGGAGGGATGTTTTACCTACATAA
- a CDS encoding tautomerase family protein encodes MCPLVKIEIRKGFSSEYKKAILNGVHQALVDALSIPDSNRFQRIYELDKEDFECPPDRSQAVTMIQITMFPGRSFDAKKKLYQDIVHNLGENPGIDGNDIMIILLEPPMENWGIRGGQPASEVDFGFKIDV; translated from the coding sequence ATGTGCCCATTAGTTAAAATAGAAATTCGTAAAGGATTTTCCTCAGAATATAAAAAAGCAATCTTAAATGGTGTGCACCAGGCACTGGTGGATGCACTGAGCATCCCTGATAGTAACCGTTTTCAACGGATTTATGAACTGGATAAAGAAGATTTTGAATGTCCACCGGACCGTAGCCAAGCAGTGACCATGATCCAGATTACAATGTTCCCGGGACGTTCATTTGATGCTAAAAAGAAACTTTACCAGGATATTGTCCATAATTTAGGTGAAAATCCGGGTATTGATGGTAATGATATTATGATCATTCTTCTGGAGCCACCTATGGAAAACTGGGGTATTCGTGGTGGGCAGCCAGCCAGTGAAGTGGATTTTGGATTTAAAATAGATGTTTAA
- the thsA gene encoding thermosome subunit alpha yields MPEGSSRVLGRDAQRMNIMAGKVLAETVRTTLGPKGMDKMLVDGMGDIVVTNDGVTILKEMDIEHPAAKMLVEVAKTQEDEVGDGTTTAVIIAGELLKKAEDLLDQEIHPTTLVMGYRKAAAKALELLNQIAIDASDRETLQMVAMTAMTGKGTEKAREPLAELIVDAVLQVEEDGEVDSDQINIHRIQGATVHDSQIVNGVVIDKSRAINSMPKDLTDASIALLKYPLEVKDLETDAKIKLTDPAQMQAFIEQEEQMVKDMVDKVIASGANVIFCQKGIDDLAQHLLAKAGILAVKRVRKSDMERIGKATGAQVVTNVEELSADDLGHAGHVYEKKIFDEILIFVEECEEPKAVSIILRGSTRHVAEEVERAVEDAIGVVSATVEDGQVVAGGGAPEIAIARGLKDYADTISGREQLAIAAFAEALEVVPKTLAENAGLDQIDALVDLRAAHEENFYMGLDVFKGEVTNMKDAQVIEPKRVKKQAIQSAAEAAEMILRIDDMIASTGSSEPDMGGMEGMGGMPGGMPPMM; encoded by the coding sequence ATGCCTGAGGGCTCTTCTAGAGTTTTAGGCCGAGATGCTCAAAGAATGAACATAATGGCTGGAAAAGTTTTAGCTGAAACCGTTAGAACCACTCTGGGCCCCAAAGGAATGGACAAGATGTTGGTGGATGGTATGGGAGACATCGTAGTAACCAACGATGGTGTAACTATCCTCAAAGAAATGGACATTGAGCACCCTGCTGCTAAAATGCTGGTGGAAGTAGCCAAAACCCAGGAAGATGAAGTGGGAGACGGAACCACCACTGCAGTCATAATTGCAGGGGAACTACTCAAAAAAGCAGAAGATCTCCTGGACCAGGAAATACACCCCACCACACTGGTAATGGGATACCGGAAAGCAGCAGCAAAAGCACTGGAACTATTAAATCAGATAGCTATTGATGCCAGTGACCGTGAAACCCTCCAGATGGTAGCTATGACTGCCATGACTGGTAAAGGAACCGAAAAAGCAAGGGAACCACTGGCAGAACTGATAGTTGATGCTGTGCTCCAGGTGGAAGAAGATGGTGAAGTTGACTCTGACCAGATTAACATACACAGGATACAGGGTGCAACAGTCCATGACTCACAGATCGTCAACGGAGTGGTTATTGACAAAAGCAGAGCAATCAATTCCATGCCTAAGGACTTAACAGATGCGAGCATAGCACTTCTTAAATACCCACTAGAAGTCAAAGACCTGGAAACTGATGCCAAGATCAAACTCACAGACCCAGCCCAGATGCAGGCCTTCATAGAACAGGAAGAACAGATGGTCAAGGACATGGTGGACAAAGTTATTGCCAGCGGTGCTAATGTCATCTTCTGTCAGAAAGGAATAGACGACCTGGCTCAGCATTTACTGGCCAAAGCAGGAATCCTGGCAGTTAAAAGGGTACGAAAATCCGACATGGAACGCATAGGAAAAGCAACCGGAGCTCAAGTGGTAACTAACGTCGAAGAACTTTCTGCAGATGACCTCGGACACGCAGGTCATGTTTACGAGAAGAAAATCTTCGATGAAATCCTCATATTCGTGGAAGAGTGCGAAGAACCCAAAGCAGTTTCCATCATCCTCAGGGGCAGTACCCGACATGTAGCTGAAGAAGTGGAAAGAGCAGTAGAAGACGCTATAGGCGTAGTTTCAGCCACAGTGGAAGACGGTCAGGTAGTAGCTGGTGGAGGAGCACCAGAAATAGCTATAGCCCGAGGTCTCAAAGATTACGCTGACACCATCAGTGGAAGAGAACAGCTGGCAATAGCAGCCTTTGCTGAAGCTCTGGAAGTAGTCCCTAAAACTCTGGCAGAAAATGCTGGACTTGACCAGATCGATGCACTGGTGGATCTGCGAGCAGCCCATGAAGAAAACTTCTACATGGGACTGGACGTATTCAAAGGTGAAGTCACCAACATGAAGGACGCTCAGGTTATTGAACCTAAACGGGTTAAAAAACAGGCCATCCAGTCTGCTGCAGAAGCCGCAGAAATGATCCTGCGTATCGACGACATGATCGCTTCTACCGGAAGCAGCGAACCCGACATGGGTGGAATGGAAGGTATGGGCGGAATGCCTGGTGGAATGCCTCCAATGATGTAA